From the genome of Rhizobium oryzihabitans:
TCGCCGTCCGAGCTATCGACGCAAACGGCATCGACCTTGATCTTGCCGCCAAGTGGATGGTCCCATTGCGTCGTCAGGGCAACATCCAGTTCGGCCCATGTGGTATGGTCATCATAGCGACCCCACACAACGGTATGGCCGAGAACATAGGGGATGCCCTCTTTGTCCCAACCGACGAAGGTTGCCTCCAGACGATCATCCTGCACGTCCACGCCGACCGTGATAATCAGGACTTGGACAGGGATATTCTCCAGCCCGAAATCTTCGGCGCGGCCCGCAAGCTCGATATCGTCCAGTTCGTCGCCGTCCTCTTTCCACCCTTGGGCAAGGATGGTGTTGACGAAGGTTTGCAGCGTCGAAGGGTCGTTTTTGACCGTGACGAATTCGCGCGCCAGCCGTCCCCAGGAGGCGTTAGGCAAAAGCGAAATCAGGGCGTTCATGCGGAAACCGGCATGATCCTTGATTTCCGGTCGAAGAGCGCGCCAGCGGCCATTCGCCACCATGCCCGGCTTATGCCGTTCCTCCACAACAGAACCGCATTCGACGCAAACATAATACGCCTTCTCCGGTTCGCCTTCGGGCCAATGGATATCGGCCCATGTGATTTCATGGAAGTGACCGCACTCGGGGCAAGGCACCTCATAAATTCGCTTGTCCGATTGCTCATAGGCCCGCAACACATGGCTGGTCGCCTCGTAAACAGGCGTCGAACCCATGACAATCTTGCGGTCGGCAAAGGACAGCGTGCGGCGTTCCGCCAGCAGGATCGGCGACCCTTCCTTCGTCGCATCCATGCCGTCCGCCTCGTCAATGAAGAGGATGCGGACATTGTGACGGCGCAGGTTGCGCGGTGCCTTGGCGGCAATGACTTTCAAAAAGCCGCCGGGAAAGCGACGGGCAAGAAGGGTGTTGCGTCCACCTTCGCTAGTATCGCCGGTTAAAAGACCGCGAAGCGCTGGCGAGGCATCGAAAATCGGTTCAACGTCCGAAACCATATAGTCGCGGCAGTCGGCCTCTGTCGGCAGAAGCGAAAGGATCGGCGACGGGTCGTTCGAACAGAAGCTTGCCATGGCGCTTGTCAACAGCGTCGTGAAGCCGACGCGGACCGGCTTGACCAGCGTTACCCGCTCAATCGCGCTATCGCCAATGGCGTCGGCGATTTCACGCTGCGGGGGCCACAGCCGAACCTTGCCGGTCAGCGATGAAACGCCTTCCGGCAGATGGACGGTATGTTCAATCCATTCCGACAGCCGAAGTTTCGGCGGCGGCAACAGGCTGTCCCATACCGCTCGCCGCAATGTCGCCAGCGCCGTTGTCATCGTCCTCGTCACCAAGTTCGGTAAGCGCCGACCGGATTTCTTGGCCGATCAGATCAACATCGTAAGTCGTGAGGTGCGGGAGCATCTGCCGACAGCGCGAAGGCACCGACAAAACGGCGTTGCGGATGCGTCGGCCTATCGAAACCCACTCGTTTCGCACGTCCGTCATCGAAATCAGTTCGCCGCGCATGGCCGCGTTTTTCATGGCCGTCTGGTCGGCCTGTTCGCGCGCCAGTCTGGCGCGTTCGGCAGTCAGAACATCCGCGCCGTCACCGCCGCGACCGGCGGCAACACCGCGCAAATGCTCACAGTAACGCTGGATAGACTGGCGAAGATCGAAGCGATTCCGTTCTGTCTTCACCACGATTCCACGCTCTACGAAATCCGACACCGCCCGCTTGGAAACCTTCAGCAGTTCGGCCAGTTCGGATGCGGTGATTTCGATATCGAGCGAAGGCTTTTCCGGTTCGGCAGGTGCCGTTTCGGTAAGCAACGGGAGGCTCTCGCCAGCTTCCGCATGTTTCTTGTGCGATTTGGCCGCGAAACTCGGGCTGACGTTGAACTTTGCCGCCGCCTCCCGAACGGTGTGGCCCTCGTCCATGAAGGCCACGACCTGTTCACGCAACTCGTCAGGATAGCTCTTTGCCATCTGATTCCGATTCCATCGAAAGGGCGGTGGAACCCCCCTATAATTTTCTTCACAGAGCGAAATCCCGCAGTCGCCCACACCCGCTACTTGGCCTCTTTTGGGGGAGGACCCGACCGAGGGGGCATGGGGCGGGTCTAGGTCGGGGGTCGGGGTGGCCGGTCAGAGGACCAGCGTGGCAAGGGCGGCTTCGACCCGCTCTTTCAGCAAGGGCGCTGCTATGCGCTGGAATGCTTCGGCTGTTGCGCCGCTGGTCATCTCCTTCGGGATGAAGACCCCCGAGCGGGCGAAGGTAATCTTCGTGCCGGAGCGGTTGAGCCGGTAATAGGCATGGCCATTGAACTGCGCCACCGGCTTACGGTCAGGGAACTGTCCACCCCGCAGGAACGCGCCGGGATAGAGCGTCGGCTTTCCGAATGGTCGCGCCACGACACCGGCTTCGGTTTCCTTCGGGCGCAGATATTTGAGGCGAATGTTGCCGCCCCGCGTGGTCATGTCATAGACGTACCGGCCCGGCTTTGCGGTTGCCGGATTGCCGATGGCCTTAACGATGGTGGCACGCGGCAAGCCCGTCTGTTTCGTCAATTCGCGGATGACAACGGTTTTCGTCCTGTTGCCGACCTGATTGACGATGCGCGGTAGAACGGTCGGGAAGCGCCGTTTCAATTCCGCTATCCGGTCGCCGTACTCCGCAAGATTGCGGTCGGCCCATTTCATGGACAGAACAGCCATCGTCAGATTTTCCCGGAAGTTGCCTACACCCTACGCAAACGAAAAAGGCGACCGGGTTAGGGTCGCCTTTGCTCAAGTCCGCCGATGATATAGCTATCGCACTGGCCTTGAATCGGTCTCTCTGGCGAGAGGGTCAAGGCAGGGTCCGCCCCGGCTTACCAGCGTGGAGGTTTTTGGAACCCCACTCGCCGGTCGAAACCGGCGCGCCTGCACAGGATCAGCAGATCATCCTGCGCTATGCATAGTCACAACTGTTCGAGCAATGCAAGAGGGGCTTCGATGGTCGAAACCTTGCCGAACACGTCCACCGCCACCACAGCGCCGGTAGCAACGCGCTCGCCGTCAACGGTCCGATCCTTGCGCAGTTTCAGGATGGTGCCGCCGAAACTGGCGAAGGGGCCAAGCACGAAACGAACCTTATCGCCGCGCTTGAACTGTTCGCAGTGCTTCACGTCCGGCGCAGTCTCGTCATCGCCGAAAGCCTTGAAACGATTCATTTCCTCGTCTGATACACGATGAGGGTGAACCATCCCGCCAACGAAGCCCGCGACACCTTCCAGCCGGGCAATACCGCAGACTGCGGCGGGAGAATAGACGATGTTGACCAGCACATAACCCGGCAGAAGAGGACGCGAAACAGCAGGGATAATGCGACCGCGAACGACCGTTTCACCGATGGTTTCGAGCGGGAGAAAAACTTTCACGCCAGCTTTCCGAAGGGCGTCTTCAACAGCTTTTTCCGCCTTATGCTTCGTCTCCACCACGAACCATTCGTGTTTCCCCGGCTGATTCTCCGCCGCCATGGAAAGCATGGTGACATTGAGTCGCTTCGTGTTCTGCATCTGGTCGAACAGAGACGCGAAACGCGACAGGTCATAAAGCTCCGGGTTGACCGGCTTGCTGGCGGCATAAATCTTCACGTTATGCATCATTGGTGCGTCCCTCGCTGATGGTGGAAAGAAATTTGGAAAGCGCGGCATCAACTGCCGCTTCGAGATCGTCAGCCCCGTCATCGACCGGGGGAAGTAGACCCATTCGGGCGGATGCTCGATAAAGGGCCAGCCGTTGCGTTCATGCAGGTGCTTCCAAGCTGCGAACAGATCGGTGTCGCGGTGCACCTGCCGGAAGTCCTGCACCAACGGGAGAAGCGAGAGCGAAGTGTTGAAAGGCTCGCGGCGACGGGCGAGGTCGCGCATGGTGTTGACGAGTGGCCAGCCATTGTCACGGCGCTTTTCGAACATAAGCTGTTCGCGGGAAATCATGCCCTTGGCGATACGGGTTTCGTCAAAGCTGGTCACATACAGCAGGCCGGTCGGTTCTTTCGACAACGCCTCGAAGCGCGTTCCCATCCAGAGCTTGCCGCAGACCTTGGCAATGCCATGGGCGTTGATCGGCTCAGCAAGAACATGCTCCGGCAGGTCGCGCCAGTGACGGTTTTTGAGGTAGACCGCTGCGGCCATCAGGTCGGCAGGCTTGGCCCAACGAAGATAGGCGGGCGTCCGCTCCACGCACTCGGTCCGATCTTCCGGGGAAAGAGCGAACCACGCGTTGCGGGCATATTCGATATCGCCCTTTTTCCACGTCGCGAACCACAGCGTGAAAGCATGCTCTATCTTTTTTCGATCAACCTTTTTCAAAACTCCCTCTTCCGCGCCAGCGGCTGGAGAGTTTTCTGGAATGTTAGTTGGAAGATTCTTATCTTGGTGGAACTCCTCCACCACCTTCCGGTCGTCATTTCCACCACCTTCGGGAACGATTTCCACCGCCTTGGCGACGGAACGCGGTGGAACTGTTCCACCACCTTGGGAGGCGCATGCGTCGTCGGAACGTGGTGGAGGATTTCCACCACCTTCGCTGTCTTCGTTACTGGCTGCATTGCCGGAAAGGTCGCGTCCCGGCCACCGCGCAACATATTCGTTCCGCTTCCATTTCTGGCCGCGAAAACCGTGTTGCGTGACGACAATCCAACCGCTCTCTTCGGCGATTTCGAGGTGTTTCAGGACGGTTTTCTTGTCGAGGCCCGTCAGGTCCACCAGTTCCGAAATCGGCGGATAGCAGGAACCGCCGGTCGCATCCATTTTCAGGCCAAGCGTATGCAGCACGAGGCGCGTGATAGGCGGCAGGCCGGATTTACCGACCGCGTGACGCCAAGACCATGCGCGCGACATTGCGCCGTGATCCGGTTCCATCACTGTGCACCGCCTTTCCGCACCACGTCGCGCAGGAATGAACGCACAGCGTGGACGCCGAGAACGACCGTATGCGGCAATCCGCCGTCCGGCAGGCGCGTGGCGTTGATAGCTGCGAATTCCACATCCAGCGCGTCAACGCCGAGCGTAAAATGCGCTTCCTGCAAGACACGGCGGATTGTGGTGTGGTCGCGGTAAATGACGCCTTGCGGGGCGCGCAAAAGCCAGTCCGCGCGCGCCGCGTCCGTCTGGCAGTCCGCCAGAATTTCAACGATGGGCATAAGGTCGGTCATCGGCTGATTTCCCGCTCTACCTTGCGCGCCAGAGCGCGGTAGCTGTCCATCGCCTTGCAAAGATCACCATGCGCCCGGCGCTGGTCAGCAGCGGCCTTCTCGGCGCGCGCGGTCGCTTCCTCGCAGGCGAGGAACGCGCCTTCCACCAACTTTGTCTCTTTCAGGAACTCGTCATAAAGCGGGTTTGAGCCTGCCGGGCCGAAGAACTGGTCGCGGACTTGCGCCACCCAATCACGCGGCACGCCCAAATCCTTCGCCACGGCAGAATCCGTCCAGGGGATTTATAGGCGTCCTTGGCGTAAACCTCATCCAGCTTGTCGTTGATAATGCGCCGGTCTTCGCGGCTCATTTCACGGGGCTTGTCTGCAATCGTCGCTACCCTGTCCACCATGGCTTTTTGTCCTTTACGCTTGGCCGGGGCGGCGTGGATCGGGCAGAAATCCTTGCGCGGATTGCTGCCGACCACCCATCCCTTGTTCTGGAAATGTTGTGTTGCCGCGATTGGCGGCTTGCGATTGATCCCGGTTTGATGCGGGAAATAAGCGACAGCACCGCAGCAGGCGCATGTGATCTGCATGGCCTTTGTGGACTTGTCGCCGTAGGGGATGGAAACTTCTGGAAAGATGCGGTCGCTCACCGGGAACCCCCTCTTTTCCACGCTTCGAAGTCCTTCCGAAAATGAAGGAAGGCGGCTTGCGCGCGCGGGTCGTTGTCGATTTCTTTTTTGCTGGAAATGGCGAGGATGCTTTTCAACCGGGTGTCGGCCTGCGTCTTGTCGCGCACCGGTCCGCCCGCGCCCTTGATTTCAAGGAAACGCTGGAAGGTGCGGTCGGAAAGCAGCATTGCGGCCTGCGCCGCGTACTTTTTCCGCACGGCGGCGGCTTGCTGCGCCTCCAGCTGCTTTTTCAGGTTCCGAACGGCATCAGATGCCCGACCAATAAGGCCCAAAAGGAAGGCGAGGTTTTCCGCCGCCCCGCAAATCAGGTCGCGTTCATCCGGCAGGGCGTCGGCATGAAGCGTGCAGATAAGCGCCTCGTCACCCGTTGAGCGACGGGCGATCACGGCGATGTTGTTTCCGCGCGGCTCGAATGCCCAAACGTCGCCTTCAATGCGCGCCGAAAGGTAGCGCAGGCGATCAACGGCTTTTAGCTCGCGAGCGCGGGCAGGATCGACAAGCCCCGTCATCGCGTACCGCCTTGCCGCGCGCGAATACCCTCAAACGTGGCTAATCGCGCCCGCACGGCCTGCGCTTCAACCTCATTCCCGGCAGCAAGGGCAGCGGCAAGCCGCAGCTTGGCCGTATGAATGACCGGACCGAACCTGTCTGTTTCGATAGCCCCAAATTTGACGGCAAGGGCGCGTGTCGAAAGGGCGATATCGAAATGAACCCAACTGGCATTTCGATGTTTGCCAAACGAAAGAACAGGATGCCCCTGAATCCATTTGCGCTGCACGCCAATGCGGTCCGCCATGGCAAGCAGTTCATCATCCGCATCCGCCCACATATGGCACATGACCATGTTGCCAAACGGGGCGCGCATGTCGTCAACATAAACGCTCATGCTGCCTCGCTTTCCGCCGTTACGGCGGGTTGCTGAGGCTGGTAATCC
Proteins encoded in this window:
- a CDS encoding phage terminase large subunit family protein, translating into MTTALATLRRAVWDSLLPPPKLRLSEWIEHTVHLPEGVSSLTGKVRLWPPQREIADAIGDSAIERVTLVKPVRVGFTTLLTSAMASFCSNDPSPILSLLPTEADCRDYMVSDVEPIFDASPALRGLLTGDTSEGGRNTLLARRFPGGFLKVIAAKAPRNLRRHNVRILFIDEADGMDATKEGSPILLAERRTLSFADRKIVMGSTPVYEATSHVLRAYEQSDKRIYEVPCPECGHFHEITWADIHWPEGEPEKAYYVCVECGSVVEERHKPGMVANGRWRALRPEIKDHAGFRMNALISLLPNASWGRLAREFVTVKNDPSTLQTFVNTILAQGWKEDGDELDDIELAGRAEDFGLENIPVQVLIITVGVDVQDDRLEATFVGWDKEGIPYVLGHTVVWGRYDDHTTWAELDVALTTQWDHPLGGKIKVDAVCVDSSDGETMETVYRFAFPRFNRRVLAIKGAAGNRPWIERSKTSVKGGRLFIVGVDGIKSHIFGRLARPKSIRFSKDLPEVWYEQLAGEKMEVRYLRGQPSRQFVPVPGRRHEALDCTVYAFAARQMVNANWAHREGELSTPPEPAVATYTQEIAKPEWLA
- a CDS encoding MerR family transcriptional regulator, encoding MAKSYPDELREQVVAFMDEGHTVREAAAKFNVSPSFAAKSHKKHAEAGESLPLLTETAPAEPEKPSLDIEITASELAELLKVSKRAVSDFVERGIVVKTERNRFDLRQSIQRYCEHLRGVAAGRGGDGADVLTAERARLAREQADQTAMKNAAMRGELISMTDVRNEWVSIGRRIRNAVLSVPSRCRQMLPHLTTYDVDLIGQEIRSALTELGDEDDDNGAGDIAASGMGQPVAAAETSAVGMD
- a CDS encoding transcription termination/antitermination NusG family protein, which encodes MEPDHGAMSRAWSWRHAVGKSGLPPITRLVLHTLGLKMDATGGSCYPPISELVDLTGLDKKTVLKHLEIAEESGWIVVTQHGFRGQKWKRNEYVARWPGRDLSGNAASNEDSEGGGNPPPRSDDACASQGGGTVPPRSVAKAVEIVPEGGGNDDRKVVEEFHQDKNLPTNIPENSPAAGAEEGVLKKVDRKKIEHAFTLWFATWKKGDIEYARNAWFALSPEDRTECVERTPAYLRWAKPADLMAAAVYLKNRHWRDLPEHVLAEPINAHGIAKVCGKLWMGTRFEALSKEPTGLLYVTSFDETRIAKGMISREQLMFEKRRDNGWPLVNTMRDLARRREPFNTSLSLLPLVQDFRQVHRDTDLFAAWKHLHERNGWPFIEHPPEWVYFPRSMTGLTISKRQLMPRFPNFFPPSARDAPMMHNVKIYAASKPVNPELYDLSRFASLFDQMQNTKRLNVTMLSMAAENQPGKHEWFVVETKHKAEKAVEDALRKAGVKVFLPLETIGETVVRGRIIPAVSRPLLPGYVLVNIVYSPAAVCGIARLEGVAGFVGGMVHPHRVSDEEMNRFKAFGDDETAPDVKHCEQFKRGDKVRFVLGPFASFGGTILKLRKDRTVDGERVATGAVVAVDVFGKVSTIEAPLALLEQL
- a CDS encoding DUF4031 domain-containing protein is translated as MSVYVDDMRAPFGNMVMCHMWADADDELLAMADRIGVQRKWIQGHPVLSFGKHRNASWVHFDIALSTRALAVKFGAIETDRFGPVIHTAKLRLAAALAAGNEVEAQAVRARLATFEGIRARQGGTR